One genomic region from Homalodisca vitripennis isolate AUS2020 chromosome 6, UT_GWSS_2.1, whole genome shotgun sequence encodes:
- the LOC124364082 gene encoding uncharacterized protein LOC124364082 yields the protein MNTLPLEVLGKIIEDLTPDELVACSAVSVGWRDAFNQDSLWRPLCNEDTAQYLETAESRVDPRFESPESQDSTLSPVCRWRMCYMREIHLRKNWRRWNCIKDDIPVKDFNLSDMYNFVSKDLVINTQQDLNNKVDVSLWNVKSVPVRLGNPFSISFNGGDVIMVNEKFSVIVKTHHVEVYNCESSCDCEWPMRYFFFVGGTETYLSGDKDKILTNDNVHECIKSYYLTGTFFIYVTTNNSDLHIWDLNVGTELNRVKFRDELVPAVESIYNIIKSENDSKDFVLVQSYEAKNVVANVFRVYSLNRLQFLPFQVRHDFPYQRVRCILLDQFVTVAKIWGSVHIYNYMKSELIVKVSTTCSGILAFGRNMVICEEGIMHAKFDCCTLKVAPYSIIDLSKSMSDYQLEDYLLDKVFCKITGNILQLSEDVKTFVSDDEVWFTREMFSFESYKVNESHTKLLFKCLCHNQYLLKIITFW from the coding sequence ATGAACACACTCCCACTGGAAGTACTGGGTAAAATCATAGAGGACCTGACACCCGACGAGCTGGTAGCGTGTTCTGCCGTTAGTGTTGGCTGGAGGGATGCCTTCAACCAGGACAGTCTGTGGAGGCCACTCTGCAACGAGGACACGGCACAGTACCTGGAGACTGCGGAGAGTAGAGTGGACCCTAGGTTTGAGTCTCCGGAGTCACAGGACAGCACGCTGAGTCCTGTCTGTCGCTGGCGGATGTGTTACATGCGTGAGATTCACCTGCGAAAAAACTGGAGGCGATGGAACTGTATCAAAGATGACATACCGGTCAAGGATTTTAATCTTAGTGATATGTATAACTTCGTTTCTAAAGACTTAGTCATCAACACACAACaagatttaaataacaaagtgGATGTTTCACTCTGGAACGTCAAAAGCGTTCCAGTAAGATTAGGAAACCCATTTAGTATCTCGTTCAATGGAGGTGATGTTATAATGGTCAATGAAAAGTTTTCAGTGATTGTGAAGACACATCACGTGGAAGTTTACAACTGTGAGTCATCCTGTGACTGCGAGTGGCCCATGAGGTATTTTTTCTTTGTTGGTGGGACTGAGACGTATCTATCTGGTGACAAAGACAAGATTTTGACTAACGATAATGTACACGAATGTATCAAATCTTATTATTTGAcaggaacattttttatttatgttacaacaAACAACAGTGATCTTCACATATGGGATCTCAATGTTGGTACAGAATTAAATCGAGTGAAGTTCCGAGACGAACTTGTTCCAGCTGTTGAAagtatttacaacattatcaaatCCGAGAATGATTCAAAAGATTTTGTCCTAGTTCAGAGCTATGAAGCGAAAAACGTAGTTGCCAACGTATTCCGTGTCTACAGCCTGAATAGATTACAGTTCCTCCCTTTCCAAGTGCGTCATGACTTCCCTTACCAACGTGTTAGATGTATTTTATTGGACCAGTTTGTTACTGTTGCTAAAATATGGGGTTCTGTTCACATATACAATTATATGAAGTCTGAATTGATTGTGAAAGTGTCAACCACTTGTTCTGGCATTCTAGCGTTTGGAAGAAACATGGTGATTTGTGAAGAAGGGATAATGCATGCAAAGTTCGATTGTTGTACTTTAAAGGTAGCACCATATTCAATTATCGACTTAAGTAAAAGCATGTCGGATTATCAATTGGAGGATTACTTGTTGGATAAGGTATTCTGCAAAATTACAGGCAATATACTGCAGTTGTCGGAGGATGTAAAGACTTTTGTATCAGACGATGAAGTATGGTTTACAAGAGAAATGTTTTCGTTTGAAAGCTACAAAGTTAATGAATCTCATACCAAGTTACTTTTTAAATGTCTATGCCATAACCAGTATTTGCTTAAAATTATCACCTTTTGGTAA